In one Gossypium hirsutum isolate 1008001.06 chromosome D09, Gossypium_hirsutum_v2.1, whole genome shotgun sequence genomic region, the following are encoded:
- the LOC107891324 gene encoding flotillin-like protein 4 gives MYYKVANASEYLVITGVGIQDIKLAKKAWILPGQSYTVFDLSPVNYTFEVQAMSAEKLPFVLPAVFTIGPRVDDTPSLLKYAKLISPHDKLSNHVKELVQGIIEGETRVLAASMTMEEIFKGTKEFKLEVFEKVQLELNQFGLLIYNANVKQLVDVPGHEYFSYLGQKTQMEAANQAKVDVAEARMKGEIGSKLREGQTLQNAARIDAETKIISTQRQGEGKKEEIKVKTEVKVYENQREAEIAEANADLAKKKASWAKEAQVAEVESAKAVALREAELQQEVERMNALTRTEKLKAEFLSQASVEYDTKVQEANWELYQKQKQAEAILYEKEKEAAGQKAIADAAFYGRQRVADVELYAKQKEAEGLMALAQAQGVYLRTLLEALGGNYAALRDYLMINGGMFQEIAKINAEAVRGLQPKISIWTNGGGEAIDGNGSNAMKEVAGVYRMLPPLFKTVHEQTGMLPPPWMGTLPDPKKATTD, from the exons ATGTACTACAAGGTAGCAAATGCATCAGAATATCTGGTCATCACTGGTGTTGGCATCCAAGACATAAAGCTAGCCAAGAAGGCATGGATTCTCCCTGGTCAGTCTTACACCGTTTTCGACCTCTCCCCCGTTAACTACACCTTCGAAGTCCAAGCCATGAGCGCCGAGAAGCTCCCCTTTGTCCTCCCTGCTGTTTTCACTATTGGGCCCCGTGTCGATGATACGCCCAGTCTCCTCAAGTATGCCAAGCTTATCTCTCCTCACGACAAGCTCTCTAACCATGTAAAAGAGCTCGTACAAGGAATCATCGAAGGCGAAACAAGGGTCCTTGCTGCTTCTATGACCATGGAGGAGATTTTCAAAGGAACCAAAGAGTTCAAACTCGAGGTTTTTGAGAAAGTCCAGCTTGAACTCAACCAGTTTGGACTTTTGATTTACAACGCTAATGTTAAGCAGCTTGTGGATGTCCCTGGCCACGAGTACTTCTCTTACTTGGGTCAAAAGACTCAAATGGAAGCTGCTAATCAGGCCAAAGTGGATGTTGCAGAGGCCAGAATGAAGGGGGAGATCGGGTCCAAGCTACGGGAGGGCCAAACACTTCAAAACGCCGCCAGAATCGATGCGGAGACCAAGATTATATCCACGCAGCGGCAAGGAGAGGGGAAGAAGGAGGAGATAAAGGTAAAGACTGAGGTGAAGGTTTATGAGAATCAAAGAGAAGCTGAGATAGCTGAGGCAAACGCAGATTTGGCAAAGAAGAAGGCAAGTTGGGCTAAGGAAGCGCAAGTGGCGGAGGTGGAATCAGCCAAGGCTGTTGCGTTGAGGGAAGCTGAGTTGCAACAAGAGGTGGAGAGGATGAACGCTTTGACCAGGACTGAGAAGCTCAAGGCTGAGTTTCTTAGCCAAGCAAGTGTTGAGTACGATACCAAG GTACAAGAAGCAAATTGGGAGCTGTACCAAAAACAGAAACAAGCAGAGGCAATTCTGTATGAGAAGGAAAAAGAGGCAGCAGGGCAAAAGGCAATAGCAGATGCAGCATTTTATGGTCGTCAAAGGGTTGCGGATGTAGAACTGTATGCAAAGCAGAAAGAGGCGGAAGGGCTTATGGCACTGGCACAAGCCCAAGGTGTTTATCTACGAACACTTTTAGAGGCATTGGGCGGCAATTATGCTGCCCTAAGGGATTACTTGATGATCAATGGTGGAATGTTTCAAGAGATTGCTAAGATCAACGCTGAAGCCGTGCGGGGACTTCAGCCTAAGATTAGCATTTGGACTAACGGTGGTGGAGAAGCAATTGATGGTAATGGAAGCAACGCAATGAAGGAGGTTGCTGGTGTTTATCGGATGCTGCCGCCCTTGTTTAAGACGGTGCACGAGCAAACTGGAATGCTTCCGCCTCCCTGGATGGGCACATTGCCGGACCCAAAAAAAGCTACCACCGATTAA
- the LOC107891323 gene encoding glycerol-3-phosphate dehydrogenase [NAD(+)] GPDHC1, cytosolic — protein sequence MVGSIDTLHRSLNSNGSFYNCNGLEEKLDELRHLLCKSDGDPLRIVSVGAGAWGSVFAALLQDSYGQFRDKVQIRIWRRPGRAVDRATAEHLFEVINSREDVLRRLIRRCAYLKYVEARLGDRTLFADEILKDGFCLNMIDTPLCPLKVVTNLQEAVWDADIVVNGLPSTETRDVFQEISNYWKERITVPIIISLSKGIEAALQPLPHIITPTQMINRATGVPIENILYLGGPNIASEIYNKEYANARICGAEQWRKPLAKFLRQPHFIVWDNSDLVTHEVMGGLKNVYAIGAGMVAALTKESATSKSVYFAHCTSEMIFITHLLAEEPEKLAGPLLADTYVTLLKGRNAWYGQMLAKGELSRDMGDSISGKGMIQGVSAVGAFYELLSQSSLSVLHPDGNKPVAPVELCPLLKTLYKILITREKTAEAILQALRDETLNDPRERIEIAQTHAFYKPSLLGQP from the exons ATGGTAGGGAGTATAGACACATTGCACCGGAGTTTGAACTCAAATGGATCTTTCTACAACTGTAATGGTTTGGAGGAGAAACTTGATGAGCTTCGGCACCTTCTATGCAAGAGTGATGGTGATCCGTTGAGGATTGTGAGTGTGGGAGCTGGTGCTTGGGGAAGTGTGTTCGCAGCTTTGCTGCAAGATAGCTACGGGCAGTTTCGAGACAAGGTTCAAATCAGAATATGGAGGAGGCCTGGAAGAGCAGTTGATAGAGCTACCGCAGAACATCTCTTTGAAGTGATCAATTCCAGGGAAGATGTATTGAGGAGGTTGATACGACGTTGTGCCTATTTGAAGTATGTTGAGGCTAGACTAGGCGATCGAACACTATTTGCGGATGAGATTTTGAAAGATGGGTTTTGCTTGAACATGATTGATACGCCACTTTGTCCTTTGAAAGTTGTGACTAACTTGCAGGAAGCTGTTTGGGATGCCGACATCGTGGTAAACGGCTTGCCTTCCACCGAGACACGTGATGTATTCCAAGAGATCAGCAATTATTGGAAAGAAAGGATCACTGTGCCTATCATTATCTCTTTGTCTAAGGGTATAGAGGCTGCACTGCAACCGCTTCCTCATATCATTACCCCAACACAGATGATTAATCGAGCAA CTGGAGTACCTATAGAGAACATACTCTATCTTGGGGGACCAAATATTGCCTCTGAGATATACAATAAGGAATATGCTAACGCTCGAATATGTGGAGCCGAACAGTGGAGAAAACCGCTAGCAAAGTTCTTAAGACAGCCCCATTTCATTGTATGGGACAACAGTGATCTTGTCACTCATGAAGTCATGGGCGGCCTGAAGAATGTCTATGCCATCGGAGCTG GAATGGTAGCAGCCCTGACCAAGGAAAGTGCTACTAGCAAATCAGTGTATTTTGCACATTGTACATCAGAAATGATATTTATTACCCATTTGTTGGCTGAAGAACCAGAGAAGCTGGCAGGCCCTTTGCTGGCTGACACTTATGTGACATTGTTAAAAGGTCGTAATGCATGGTATGGCCAAATGTTAGCCAAAGGAGAACTAAGTCGAGATATGGGTGATAGCATCAGCGGAAAAGGAATGATTCAG GGAGTGTCTGCAGTAGGAGCATTTTATGAACTTCTGAGTCAATCGAGCTTAAGTGTGTTGCATCCAGATGGAAACAAGCCTGTTGCCCCTGTTGAGTTGTGCCCTTTATTGAAGACGCTCTACAAAATTCTTATAACAAG GGAGAAGACGGCTGAAGCGATTCTGCAGGCACTGAGGGATGAAACCCTGAATGATCCTCGAGAGCGCATCGAGATTGCCCAGACACATGCATTCTATAAACCTTCACTTCTAGGCCAGCCTTGA
- the LOC107891321 gene encoding UDP-URONIC ACID TRANSPORTER 1 — MSSTQQSSSTKKQTLFIASLIILWYSSNIGVLLLNKFLLSNYGFRFPIFLTVCHMSACAFLSYVSIVFMKLVPLQPIKSRPQFLKIATLSVVLCGSVVGGNISLRYLPVSFNQAVGATTPFFTALFAYFMTFKREAWVTYAALVPVVAGVVIASGGEPGFHWFGFIMCLSATAARAFKSVLQGILLSSEGEKLNSMNLLLYMSPIAVLVLVPAVLIMEPNVLEVILSLGKQHRYMWLLLFINSTMAYSANLSNFLVTKHTSALTLQVLGNAKGAVAVVISILLFRNPVTVVGIGGYTMTVLGVVAYGEAKRRFR; from the exons ATGTCATCAACCCAGCAATCCTCTTCAACAAAAAAGCAAACCCTTTTCATAGCTTCACTTATAATCCTATGGTACTCCTCCAACATTGGAGTTCTTCTCTTAAATAAATTCTTACTTTCCAACTATGGTTTCAGATTCCCAATCTTTTTAACAGTGTGCCACATGTCAGCTTGTGCTTTTCTCAGTTACGTCTCTATTGTGTTCATGAAACTTGTCCCTCTCCAACCTATCAAATCCAGGCCTCAGTTCCTAAAGATTGCAACTTTAAGTGTTGTCCTTTGTGGTTCAGTTGTTGGAGGTAACATTTCCTTAAGATACCTCCCTGTCTCTTTTAACCAGGCTGTTGGTGCTACCACACCCTTTTTCACTGCCTTATTTGCTTACTTCATGACTTTCAAGAGAGAAGCTTGGGTTACTTATGCTGCTCTTGTTCCTGTTGTTGCCGGGGTTGTCATTGCTAGTGGG GGTGAACCAGGTTTTCACTGGTTTGGATTCATTATGTGCTTAAGTGCAACTGCCGCAAGGGCCTTCAAATCTGTTCTTCAGGGCATTCTGCTTTCTTCTGAAGG AGAAAAGTTGAACTCGATGAATTTGCTACTCTATATGTCCCCAATTGCAGTTCTAGTTTTAGTGCCTGCAGTACTTATAATGGAGCCCAATGTGTTAGAAGTCATCTTATCCCTTGGAAAACAACACAGATACATGTGGCTGCTTCTTTTCATtaattcaacaatggcatattCAGCCAACTTGTCAAACTTCTTGGTGACTAAACATACAAGTGCATTAACACTCCAG GTGTTAGGCAATGCAAAAGGTGCTGTGGCTGTTGTCATCTCAATACTTCTGTTCAGAAATCCTGTAACAGTTGTGGGCATCGGTGGTTATACAATGACTGTCCTTGGTGTTGTTGCTTATGGAGAAGCAAAGCGTAGGTTTAGATAA
- the LOC107891322 gene encoding uncharacterized protein, whose translation MKPTMASEELLKPFYQRATEAEERLSRLEAVLAGNKDAGNQELSQLISELQAKLEDANAETLSEREKAKKLTMENEKLKYRIAHLVQAVKVADQKLECMRGDVSEATAQTSSKFETMRL comes from the exons ATGAAGCCAACCATGGCGAGTGAAGAGCTCCTCAAACCCTTCTACCAGAGAGCTACCGAAGCCGAG GAACGGCTATCCAGACTAGAAGCTGTTCTAGCGGGCAATAAAG ATGCTGGAAATCAGGAACTTTCCCAGTTAATAAGTGAATTACAGGCGAAGTTAGAAGATGCAAATGCTGAGACACTTTCAGAGCGAGAAAAG GCTAAGAAGCTGACCATGGAAAATGAAAAACTCAAATATCGCATTGCCCATCTTGTCCAAGCAGTTAAGGTGGCTGATCAGAAATTAGAGTGCATGAGAG GTGATGTTTCTGAAGCAACAGCACAGACATCATCAAAATTTGAGACCATGAGATTGTGA